In Allorhizobium pseudoryzae, the genomic window CGCCGGACTTTTCCCATGTCGCCCAGCCGCAGACGCTCTCCGCTGAGGCGATCGAACAGAGTTTCATCCGCGCCAATCCCGCCATGCCGGAAACGGCGATTGCCGTCAGTTGCGAGGGCAGCCGGCTGGAGGAGGTGCGGATCTGCCTGACGAAGGACCTTTCCTTTCGCCCTTGCGCCGAGGTGGACCGCAAGGGCTGCACGATCAACCGCGTGACGGTACCGCCGCCACGCTGACCTTTTTGAAGACCACAGGACATGACCCGATGAAACTGCTCTATTCCCCCGCCTCGCCCTATTCCGCCAAGTGCCGCATGGCCGCCCGCCATCTCGGCATCGCCATTGACGAGGTAAAGACCGACACCAATGCCGAACCGGCGGAACTCGTCGACAACAACCCGCTCGGCAAGATCCCGGTGCTGATCCGCGACGGCGAAGCGCCGATCTATGACAGTGTCGCGATCATGCATTTCCTCGACCGGGAATCCGGCGGCAAGCTCTATCCGAAGAAGGACGACAAGCGCACCGAGGCGGAAGTCATGGAGGCGCTCTGCGACGGCATCACCGATTGCCTGCTCGCCATCATGTATGAGCGCCGCTTCCGCCCGGCAGAGATCGTCCACCAGCCGTGGATCGACAAGCAGTGGTCGAAAGTGGTGCGCGGCCTCGACTATCTCGAAAACAACCTGCCGAAGACCGAAAAGAAGCTGAACGGCGGCCACTTCGCGCTCGCAGCCCTCATCGGCTACCTGGACCTGCGCTTTGCCGGCCAGTGGGCCGATGGCCGCCCCAAGCTTGCCGCCTGGCCGGAGACATTCTCCCGCCTTTTTCCCGAGTTTGAGGCGATGAAATCGAGCGCATGATAGCCAGGCCCTTGCCGAAATGTGATTTTTAAACTACATCTACACCAATGCCACAACTGAAGCAGTCAGCTACGTTCGAGAAGTGGCTCCGCAAGCGCGGTGACGAGCGAGCCAAGGCGATCATTGCCGCGCGACTGCAACGGTTGGTGTCGGGGTTGATGGGAGACATTGCCCCTATTGGAGACGGGATCAGCGAACTCCGTATTCACTATGGCCCCGGCTACAGGATCTATCTCAAGCAGCAGGGTGATGTTTACATCATCCTGCTCTGCGCCGGCGACAAGGGATTCCAGCAGCGCGACATTGAAACGGCAAAACGCATCGCCGCCGATTGGAGAACGCAAGATGACCGAACGCTTCAGTGATTTTGATCTGGCAGATCTGCTGAAGGCAGATGCAGCGATTGAAGTCTTTCTCGCCGACGCTTTCGAGACCGGCGATTCGGCTCATATTGCAAGCGCCATCGGTACCGTTGCGCGCGCGAAGGGCATGACAAAGGTCGCAAAAGAGACCGGTCTTGCACGCGAACAGCTTTATCGCTCGCTGAGCGAGAATGGCAATCCAACGCTGGAGACGACTTTGGCGGTGCTAAAATCTCTGGGTTTCCAGTTGACCGCAAAACAGTCTGTGGCCTGACCGTCCCTCACGATCCAAACAGAAAGGGCCGGAGGTTTCCCCCCGGCCCTTGTCCGATCCAGAATACGCGGATCAGAACTTGACGCCGATACCGACCTTGACGGAGTGATCGTCGAAGCCGCGCGATACGTTGGTACCGCCGAGATTGAAGTTCTTGTCCTGATAATCGCTGTAGCGATATTCGACGCGGGCGGTGATGTTGTTGGTGACGAAGGTTTCGACACCGGCACCGACCGTGTAGCCGAGAGCGGTCTTGCTGTCGGAGCCGGCAGCGTTCGACAGTTCCTGGTCAGCGATCGCGAGACCGGCCGTGCCGTAGATCATGAAGGGGTTCAGGTCGTAGCCGACGCGGCCACGGATCGAGCCGTTGAGCTTCTGCTCGCCGGTGATGCCGTTGGCGGTGCCCTTCTGGTCGTTGTAGCCGAGGTCTGCTTCACCACCGTAGACGATCTGGCCGCTCTGGAAGTTGTAACCACCATAGACGCCACCGCCCCAACCGTCAGCGCTCGGCTTCGACGGGCCCTTGGTGATCTGACCCCAGTCGTGGGAGCCGTAACCACCGAGATAGAAGCCGGACCAGTTGCCGACCGGAGCGGCCGTTTCAACAGCAGCCGGAGCTTCCGGGATCTGGGTGACGGCGTCTGCAGCGTGAGCCGAGACAGCGGCGAGAGAAGCGGTCGAAACCAAGAGGCTCGCAATGAGAGTACGCATACTTATTCTCCTTTCAGGGCCGTGCGGGAGGTCTGTTGCCGACAACGCCGTCGGCTTGATCCCTGCGCGTTGAGAGGAAATCTGGTGGGCAATTGAGGAATTGAAAGTACCGAATTGTGAATTGATTGTGGCACGGCGACGGCTAAATTTTGATGTTGCTTTGCGGCAACATGGATTTTATTAACCTTACCAAATAGTTTCCCGCGTATATTTCGAGTAATATTAGTCAACAATCCGTGAAAACTCAATACTTCGCCGTGATGGCAGAAGATAATGTCCAGGCAATCCACAGGCTTGATCCCGCCGTAGTGGATGATCATGTAGTTGCCTGATGTTTATCCCGTTCAAAGGATTCAGAAAATCGTGTCTTCTCCCCCCACCGTACTGGTCACGGGCGGCGCGCGCCGGATGGGCCGCGCCATCACGGAAGATCTAGCTCGCCATGGTTATGCCGTTGCCATTCATGCCGGTCGTTCGATGGAGGAGGCGGAAACCCTCGCTGAGTCGCTGACCCGGGAAGGCCTGACGGCCGCGGCATTCCAGGCCGATCTTCTCGATCCGGAACAGGTGGGCAGTCTCGTGGACCGGGCGGCGGCAAAGCTCGGCCCGCTGATCGGTCTCGTCAACAATGCCTCGATCTTCGAGAAGGACACGGCAGACGCCTTCGCGCCGGACCTCTTCGACCGGCATTTCGGCATCCATGTGCGGGCGCCTTCCATTCTCTCGGCGGCCCTGCTCCGGCAACTGCCTGCCGATCGCGAGGGTCTGATCGTCAACATCATCGACCAGCGCGTCTGGAAACTGACGCCCTCCTTCTATTCCTACACGCTGTCAAAGGCGGCCCTTTGGACGGCGACGCAGACGCTGGCGCAGGCCTATGCGCCGCGCGTTCGTGTCAACGCGATCGGCCCCGGCCCCTCCTTCAAGAGCGAGCGGCAGGCGCAGGCGGATTTCGACCGGCAGGTAGCCGGCGTGCCCCTGAAGCGCGGCCCCGCCCCTTGTGAATTCGGCCGGACGATCCGATTTCTTTTTGACACTCCATCCATCACGGGCCAAATGATTGCGCTCGATGGAGGCCAGCACCTGGCCTGGGAAACGCCGGATGTGGCGGAGATTATTGAATGAATGGAACGAAACTGCCTGATGGCGGCGTTCTTTTTGACGAATCGGACGACGATGACGACGACATCCTCCAGGTGGAGAGCGATGTCGCGCGCGCGGTTGCCGGTATCGAATGGAATCACGGACTGACCAACGAGAACGGCCTGAAGGGGGCCGATCTCATCGCCGAATTCGTCAAGCACCTGCCGAATGCGCCGGGTGTCTACCGCATGTTCAACGAAGCGGGAGACGTGCTCTATGTCGGCAAGGCGCGCAGTTTAAAGAAGCGCGTCTCGAACTATGCGCAAGGCCGCGTCCACTCCAACCGCCTGTCGAAGATGGTGCGCGAGACGACGCAGATGGAATTCGTCACGACGCGGACGGAGACCGAGGCGCTGCTGCTGGAAGCGAACCTCATCAAGCGGCTGCGGCCGCGCTACAACGTGCTGCTGCGTGACGACAAGAGCTTTCCCTATATCATGGTGACGGGTGACCACCGCGCGCCGGCCATCTACAAGCATCGCGGCGCGCGCGCCCGCAAGGGCGATTATTTCGGCCCCTTCGCCTCGGCGAGTGCCGTCGGCCGCACGATCAACTCGCTACAGCGCGCCTTCCTGCTGCGCACCTGCACCGACAGCGTGTTCGAGGCGCGCACGCGGCCCTGCCTGCTCTACCAGATCAAGCGCTGTTCCGGGCCCTGCACGCACGAGATTTCCGATGCGGATTATGCGGGGCTGGTCAACGAAGCGAAGGATTTCCTCTCCGGCCGCAGCCAGAACGTCAAGGCGGCGATTGCGCGTCAGATGGCGGAAGCCTCCGAGGATCTCGATTTCGAGCGCGCCGCCGTCTATCGCGACCGGCTGTCGGCGCTGTCCCATGTGCAGAGCCACCAGGGCATCAACCCGGCCGGCGTCGAGGAGGCGGATGTTTTCGCCATCCATCACGAGGGTGGGCTGACCTGCATCCAGGTCTTCTTCTTCCGCGCCGGGCAGAACTGGGGCAACCAGGCTTACTTTCCGAAGGCTGATCCGCAGCTGACGGGTTCGGAGGTGCTGAACGCCTTCCTCGCGCAGTTTTACGACGACAAGCCGGTGCCGCGGCAGATCCTGCTGTCGGAGACCGTCGAGGAACAGGACCTGCTCGCCCAGGCGCTTTCCGAAAAGGCCGGACACAAAGTGGCGATCCAGGTGCCGCAGCGGGGCGAAAAGCGCGATCTGGTCGATCACGTGCTTGCCAATGCCCGCGAGGCGCATGGCCGCAAGCTGGCGGAAACCGCCTCGCAGGAACGCCTGCTGAAGGGCTTTGCCGAGACCTTTGGGCTTGCCTATGTGCCCCGCCGCATCGAGATCTACGACAATTCGCACATCATGGGCACCAATGCGGTGGGCGGCATGGTGGTGGCGGGGCCGGAAGGCTTCGTGAAGGGGCAGTACCGCAAGTTCAACATCAAATCGACCGACATCACCCCCGGCGACGACTTTGGCATGATGCGCGAGGTGATGACGCGCCGTTTCTCGCGCCTCTTGAAGGAAGAAGGCCTGCCGGACCGCAGCGCTCAGGCCAATACCGAAGCGAGCCCGGACGATGCCACCGACCAGCCCTTCCCCGCCTGGCCGGACGTGATTCTGATCGATGGCGGCCAGGGGCAGATGACGGCGGTGCGGGCCATCCTCGACGAACTCGGCATTCGCGACGTGGTGACCGCCATCGGCGTTGCCAAGGGCGTCGACCGCGATGCGGGCCGCGAGCGATTCTTTGCCGATGGCCGCAGCGATTTTTCGCTGCCGCCGCGCGATCCGGTTCTCTATTTCATCCAGCGCCTGCGCGACGAGGCGCACCGCTTTGCGATCGGCTCACACCGGGCACGGCGCAAGAAGGAGATGGTGAAAAACCCGCTCGACGAGATTTCCGGAATCGGTCCGAGCCGCAAGCGGGCGCTGTTGCAGCATTTCGGCACCGCCAAGGCGGTGTCACGTGCCGGGGTCACCGATCTGATGGCCGTCGAGGGCATTTCGGAAGCGGTGGCAAAACAAATCTACAATCATTTTCACGAGAACCGGGCCGGATGAGCCTGGTCGCGGGACAAATTCGGTCACAATTGGAGTTGACGCTTCCGCCTCGACACATCAACTAAGGGCACAGATCAGGTAGCAGGTATCTCATGGCGTCGCGCGCATACAACATTCCCAACCTTCTGACCTACGCGCGAATCGTGGCCGTCCCGGTCGTGGTCGCCTGCTTTTTTGTCGAGGGTCGGCTGCAGAGTTCCGATTTCGCCCGGTGGACCGCGCTCGGCATCTTCATCGTCGCCTCGCTCACCGACTATCTCGACGGTTACCTGGCGCGTATCTGGAACCAGACCTCGAATATCGGCCGGATGCTCGATCCGATCGCCGACAAGCTGCTGGTCGCCTCCGTGCTGCTGCTGATGGCCGCCGATGGTACGATTGCCGGCTGGTCGCTCTGGGCCGCCATCACCATTCTCTGCCGGGAAATCCTCGTTTCGGGGCTTCGCGAATACCTGGCGGCGCTGAAGGTGGCGGTGCCGGTGACGCGCATCGCCAAGTGGAAGACGACGATCCAGATGGTGTCCATCGCCTTCCTTCTGGCCGGCCCCGCGGGTGACAAGTTCGGCCTCTACACGACGGCGCTCGGCATCACGCTTCTCTGGCTCGCGGCAATCCTGACCATCTACACCGGCTACGACTACTTCAAGGCCGGCCTCAAACACGTGGTGGACGCAGAATGAAGGTGAAGCTCGTCTATTTCGCCTGGGTGCGCGAGAGGATCGACAAGCCGGAGGAAGAGATCGACCTCCCCGCACATGTCGTGACCGCGCGCGACCTGCTCAACCACCTGAAGACGCTCGGCGACGGCTATGAGGCCGCGCTGCAGTATCCCGAGGTGATCCGGGTTGCGGTGAACCAGGAGCATGTCGATCAAGACGAGCCGATTGCCGGCGCCCGCGAGATCGGCATTTTTCCGCCGATGACGGGCGGATAGCCGTGACAGCCTCCCCCACCATCCGCGTCCAGCGCGAGGATTTCGACCTGCAGGCGGAGATCGACTGGCTAGTGGCGGGCCGGACGGATATCGGCGCGGTCGTCACCTTCAGCGGTCTCTGCCGTGACGAAGGCGGAAGCTTAAATGCGCTGGAACTCGAACATTATCCCGGTATGGCGGAAGCGGAAATGCGGCGCATCGCAGAGCTTGCGGTCGAGCGCTTCGCGCTGCAGGGCCTGACCGCCATTCACCGCTTTGGCAAAATCGCGCCGGGCGAAAACATCGTGCTCGTCATTGCCGCCTCGCCGCACCGCCAGGCAGCCTTCGACGGTGCCAATTTCGTCATGGATTTTCTGAAGACCGCTGCCCCCTTCTGGAAAAAGGAACATCCGAAGGACGGCTCCTCCGGCGGCTGGGTGCCGGCGAAGGACGCGGACGACAGCGCCCGCGACCGGTGGATCCCGCGCTAGCGCCGCTCAGCCGACACCCCGCGCCTGCTGCCTCATGACCAGCAGAGCCACCAACCCGCCAAGAACGGCGACGTCGCGCCAGACGACAGGGCCGAAGCCGCTCCAGAGCGTTTCTGCAAGCCCGATCGCCGCGGCACCAAGGGCTGCCTTCAATGGGTGGTAATGACCGCCGACGGCGGAAATCAGGATGACCTTGAGGCCGAAGACGAGGCCGGCGCCGAAATCCATGGTGCCGTAATAGGCCGTGGCGAGAATGCCGGACAGGGCGGCAAACAGGGCTGCCAGCCCATAGGCCGAGGCCGCGATGCCCGCCGCATGCACGCCGCAGAATTCCGCCGCCAGCCGATCCTCACAGACCGCCCGCCAGTATCGGCCCCAGCGGCTTCTGCGCAGGAACAGTGCGCCGGACGCGACCATCGTGGTGAGCACGGCCGCGTTTACCAGTTGCAGGACGGTCAGCGTCACCGCCACACCCGGCACGAGGCCCACCGGTCCGTTCCAGAACGGCGGCAGCCAGAGCTCCCGCGTCTCGGCGGCGAGCCGCGCCCCTTCCATCAGCACCAGCAGCAGGCCAAGGGAAGCGACCGTCAGCGCGTTGGGCGAGATCTTCGCCAGCGGTGCGACAATCCTCCACCCGATGAGGACACCAAGACCAGACACGAGACAGATTGCGGCACCGGCACCGAGGCCGAGCGCTGCGGGAAAGGTCAGGAACAGAGTGTTCCAAGCCATGTGGGACACGAGAAGAAAGACATGCCCGGAGCAGGCGAAGAGAGCGCCATAGGTGATGTCCGCCCGCTTGGTGATGGCAAAGGCGATCGCATAACCAAACGCAAGCGCCGCATAGAGCGCGGCGAGCGGCAGCGCGTTGACGAGCAGTTGAACCGTGTAGGCCATGGCACTTCCTGCGCCATTTATAACTGGCAAAACCACTTTTACCAGTTATATTCGACCCATGAGCTTTTCATGGACCCCTCACCGTTTTGCCGGCGGCGCGCTGGCGCTAGATGTCGCCAACAGCGTGATCCTGCGCTTCGATGTCGCGCGCAGCATCGATCGTTTTGCCGAGCCGGCCCAGTTTGCCGCCTTTCCCCAGGCGGCAACCGCGTTTTCCGCAGAACGGGCGCTGTTTGGTGCCCTGACGCCGGTTGAGGACGAGAACCAGGCGGCCTTTCTGGCGCTGCGCGAGGCGATCGACCGCCATTTCCGTGCCGAAGCGGAGGGACAACCGTCCGCTGGTCTGCTGGCCGAACTTCTGGAGGCCGCCGCGGTATTGTTGCGGCAGGCTCGGAGCCCGCAGTCACTTGAGGCACAGACCGTCCACTCGGCGCTGCGGCTGCTCGCCCTGCCGGAGCCGGAGCGGCTGAAGATCTGCGGCCATTGCGGCTGGCTGTTTCTCGACCGCAGCAAGAACAAGAGCCGCTTCTGGTGCGACATGGCCGTCTGCGGCAATCGCGCCAAGGCGGCCCGTCACTATCGACGCAAGAAAGGGGAACCGGAATGAAGAAGCTCGCCGTCGCAGGCCTGTGCCTGCTCGCGCTCACCGCCTGCCAACGGGAAGTGGAAAAACTGGCGGAGTTTTCCGGCCATATCTTCGTCTTCAACTACCGCCTGTCCAAGGCGAACTACGTCGTGACGCTCCGGCCAACCGCACCTTTGCCGGAGGGCGGCATGGCGATCGCCCGTTTCGAGAATCCTCGCGGTGGCGAGCCGCTGGTCACCGAAACAAAGCTCTATGCGAAGATGGAGAAGATCGTGCTGCAAAGCCCGAACCTGCAATGCGTGCGCGAAGGCCGGTCTTACGCAGTGACGATCGATCTCGCCGATGCCAAGGGCAAGCTGCTCCAGACGCTCGACACGAAGGTGCTGGCCACCATCGACCAGAGTATCCTGCCGGCCAACTCCATCGTCGTCGGCCCCGCCTATGACATGAACCCGAAAGTGTTCAAGGCCGGCGGACAGATCGACCTGACGCC contains:
- a CDS encoding glutathione S-transferase, with translation MKLLYSPASPYSAKCRMAARHLGIAIDEVKTDTNAEPAELVDNNPLGKIPVLIRDGEAPIYDSVAIMHFLDRESGGKLYPKKDDKRTEAEVMEALCDGITDCLLAIMYERRFRPAEIVHQPWIDKQWSKVVRGLDYLENNLPKTEKKLNGGHFALAALIGYLDLRFAGQWADGRPKLAAWPETFSRLFPEFEAMKSSA
- a CDS encoding type II toxin-antitoxin system RelE/ParE family toxin, giving the protein MPQLKQSATFEKWLRKRGDERAKAIIAARLQRLVSGLMGDIAPIGDGISELRIHYGPGYRIYLKQQGDVYIILLCAGDKGFQQRDIETAKRIAADWRTQDDRTLQ
- a CDS encoding addiction module antidote protein encodes the protein MTERFSDFDLADLLKADAAIEVFLADAFETGDSAHIASAIGTVARAKGMTKVAKETGLAREQLYRSLSENGNPTLETTLAVLKSLGFQLTAKQSVA
- a CDS encoding outer membrane protein is translated as MRTLIASLLVSTASLAAVSAHAADAVTQIPEAPAAVETAAPVGNWSGFYLGGYGSHDWGQITKGPSKPSADGWGGGVYGGYNFQSGQIVYGGEADLGYNDQKGTANGITGEQKLNGSIRGRVGYDLNPFMIYGTAGLAIADQELSNAAGSDSKTALGYTVGAGVETFVTNNITARVEYRYSDYQDKNFNLGGTNVSRGFDDHSVKVGIGVKF
- a CDS encoding SDR family oxidoreductase, producing the protein MGRAITEDLARHGYAVAIHAGRSMEEAETLAESLTREGLTAAAFQADLLDPEQVGSLVDRAAAKLGPLIGLVNNASIFEKDTADAFAPDLFDRHFGIHVRAPSILSAALLRQLPADREGLIVNIIDQRVWKLTPSFYSYTLSKAALWTATQTLAQAYAPRVRVNAIGPGPSFKSERQAQADFDRQVAGVPLKRGPAPCEFGRTIRFLFDTPSITGQMIALDGGQHLAWETPDVAEIIE
- the uvrC gene encoding excinuclease ABC subunit UvrC, giving the protein MNGTKLPDGGVLFDESDDDDDDILQVESDVARAVAGIEWNHGLTNENGLKGADLIAEFVKHLPNAPGVYRMFNEAGDVLYVGKARSLKKRVSNYAQGRVHSNRLSKMVRETTQMEFVTTRTETEALLLEANLIKRLRPRYNVLLRDDKSFPYIMVTGDHRAPAIYKHRGARARKGDYFGPFASASAVGRTINSLQRAFLLRTCTDSVFEARTRPCLLYQIKRCSGPCTHEISDADYAGLVNEAKDFLSGRSQNVKAAIARQMAEASEDLDFERAAVYRDRLSALSHVQSHQGINPAGVEEADVFAIHHEGGLTCIQVFFFRAGQNWGNQAYFPKADPQLTGSEVLNAFLAQFYDDKPVPRQILLSETVEEQDLLAQALSEKAGHKVAIQVPQRGEKRDLVDHVLANAREAHGRKLAETASQERLLKGFAETFGLAYVPRRIEIYDNSHIMGTNAVGGMVVAGPEGFVKGQYRKFNIKSTDITPGDDFGMMREVMTRRFSRLLKEEGLPDRSAQANTEASPDDATDQPFPAWPDVILIDGGQGQMTAVRAILDELGIRDVVTAIGVAKGVDRDAGRERFFADGRSDFSLPPRDPVLYFIQRLRDEAHRFAIGSHRARRKKEMVKNPLDEISGIGPSRKRALLQHFGTAKAVSRAGVTDLMAVEGISEAVAKQIYNHFHENRAG
- the pgsA gene encoding CDP-diacylglycerol--glycerol-3-phosphate 3-phosphatidyltransferase, with protein sequence MASRAYNIPNLLTYARIVAVPVVVACFFVEGRLQSSDFARWTALGIFIVASLTDYLDGYLARIWNQTSNIGRMLDPIADKLLVASVLLLMAADGTIAGWSLWAAITILCREILVSGLREYLAALKVAVPVTRIAKWKTTIQMVSIAFLLAGPAGDKFGLYTTALGITLLWLAAILTIYTGYDYFKAGLKHVVDAE
- the moaD gene encoding molybdopterin converting factor subunit 1; amino-acid sequence: MKVKLVYFAWVRERIDKPEEEIDLPAHVVTARDLLNHLKTLGDGYEAALQYPEVIRVAVNQEHVDQDEPIAGAREIGIFPPMTGG
- a CDS encoding molybdenum cofactor biosynthesis protein MoaE, whose protein sequence is MTASPTIRVQREDFDLQAEIDWLVAGRTDIGAVVTFSGLCRDEGGSLNALELEHYPGMAEAEMRRIAELAVERFALQGLTAIHRFGKIAPGENIVLVIAASPHRQAAFDGANFVMDFLKTAAPFWKKEHPKDGSSGGWVPAKDADDSARDRWIPR
- a CDS encoding branched-chain amino acid ABC transporter permease — translated: MAYTVQLLVNALPLAALYAALAFGYAIAFAITKRADITYGALFACSGHVFLLVSHMAWNTLFLTFPAALGLGAGAAICLVSGLGVLIGWRIVAPLAKISPNALTVASLGLLLVLMEGARLAAETRELWLPPFWNGPVGLVPGVAVTLTVLQLVNAAVLTTMVASGALFLRRSRWGRYWRAVCEDRLAAEFCGVHAAGIAASAYGLAALFAALSGILATAYYGTMDFGAGLVFGLKVILISAVGGHYHPLKAALGAAAIGLAETLWSGFGPVVWRDVAVLGGLVALLVMRQQARGVG
- a CDS encoding CGNR zinc finger domain-containing protein — protein: MSFSWTPHRFAGGALALDVANSVILRFDVARSIDRFAEPAQFAAFPQAATAFSAERALFGALTPVEDENQAAFLALREAIDRHFRAEAEGQPSAGLLAELLEAAAVLLRQARSPQSLEAQTVHSALRLLALPEPERLKICGHCGWLFLDRSKNKSRFWCDMAVCGNRAKAARHYRRKKGEPE